A DNA window from Onychostoma macrolepis isolate SWU-2019 chromosome 13, ASM1243209v1, whole genome shotgun sequence contains the following coding sequences:
- the blnk gene encoding B-cell linker protein isoform X7: MEHFNRFTAPATDKLRQLQKIVQDIKKNDDSLFNRLKRIKKKRPPKVPVRDYQGEAPDSERDSDSDFDSDTYEDPQGDHDDNYEPPPRLEGHMKAFTVSQSITNPRGEYVDSCRGRPAKPNHPFHTQQRHKPPRPTHRSLAEEDDGDYIEPEGEADDDNYIDPTVKTLSKPTINRAVKPAHAHVNSPDFYEVPDLKENSQSKTSRSNMTLQPNNTHTAPPKASPRMNFRRPTITPQEPQSEDEYEVCDADDSVNDGPEDTTEARRPSMPTPRPRDMKKPNPALTPKPNIAHRDSEATSIKTTPVTISRSPPDTMQSPSPTGFHRAKMPLPRQLPSQSRGTLPSDSRSARDTEEEAGVYKKVWYASSCDRKTAEDALIRSSKDGSFLLRKSSGVDAQQPYTLVVFYNSRVYNIPVRYITSTKQYALGKEKQGEERFSSVSDIIENHQKNPLVLVDTQSNTKDSTKLRHAVKP; this comes from the exons gaTAAAGAAGAAAAGACCTCCGAAAGTACCAGTACGAGACTATCAAG GCGAAGCTCCGGATTCTGAGAGAGACTCTGATTCAGATTTT GACAGCGATACGTACGAGGACCCTCAGGGCGATCATGACGACAACTACGAACCTCCGCCGAGGCTTGAAGGACACATGAAGGCCTTTACGGTCAGCCAGTCCATCACCAACCCCAGAGGAGAGTATGTGG ACAGCTGTCGTGGTCGACCGGCAAAACCAAACCATCCTTTCCATACGCAACAGAGGCACAAACCCCCACGACCGACCCACCGCAGCCTGGCAGAGGAAGATGAT GGCGATTACATTGAGCCGGAGGGCGAGGCGGATGATGATAATTACATTGACCCCACTGTGAAAACACTATCAA AGCCGACGATTAACAGAGCAGTCAAACCTGCTCATGCTCATGTAAACAGTCCGG attTCTATGAGGTTCCTGATCTGAAG GAGAATTCTCAGTCTAAGACAAG CAGGAGTAACATGACTCTACAACCCAACAACACACATACGGCGCCACCTAAAGCCAGTCCACG AATGAAtttcagaaggccaacaatAACTCCA caGGAACCACAGTCAGAGGACGAGTACGAGGTGTGTGACGCAGACGACA GTGTCAATGATGGGCCAGAGGACACCACAGAGGCCCGGAGACCATCAATGCCCACACCGCGACCTAGAGACAT GAAGAAACCTAATCCTGCTTTGACACCG AAACCAAACATTGCTCACAGAGACAGTGAAG CCACATCTATTAAAACAACACCAGTAACTATATCACGAAGCCCACCGGACACCATGCAGAGCCCGTCGCCAACAGGGTTCCATCGagccaa GATGCCTCTGCCTCGACAGCTTCCCTCCCAAA GCAGAGGAACGTTGCCTTCAGACAGCAGATCAGCTAGAGATACTGAAGAG GAAGCTGGTGTGTATAAAAAGGTTTGGTACGCCAGCAGCTGTGACCGCAAGACAGCAGAGGACGCTCTCATACGCTCATCTAAG GACGGCTCTTTTCTGCTCAGGAAGAGCTCTGGTGTGGACGCGCAGCAGCCGTACACACTGGTGGTGTTTTACAACAGCCGAGTTTACAACATCCCTGTCCGGTACATCACTTCCACCAAACAGTATGCTTTGGGGAAAGAAAAACAAGGAGAGGAG cgTTTCAGCAGCGTCTCTGATATCATTGAGAACCACCAGAAGAATCCTCTAGTGCTGGTCGACACTCAAAGCAACACCAAGGACTCCACCAAACTCAGACATGCAGTCAAGCCATGA